From the genome of Triticum aestivum cultivar Chinese Spring chromosome 3B, IWGSC CS RefSeq v2.1, whole genome shotgun sequence, one region includes:
- the LOC123071548 gene encoding protein LIKE COV 2, translating to MAEEKESTSVPLSQAAEAVDPEDPAKSPPRPSSPTTSTRKACCAVLQSWVSRKFMTGCVVLFPVAFTFFITWWFVQFVDGFFSPLYAKLGVNIFGLGFLTSLAFIFLVGIFVSSWVGSTVFWVGEWFIKKMPFVKHIYSASKQVSTAVSPDQNTTAFKEVAIIRHPRVGEYAFGFITSTVVLQTDKGDEELCSVYVPTNHLYIGDIFLLNSEEIIRPNLSIREGIEIIVSGGMTMPQVIASLDPIPRKSQSIRLNRIMT from the exons atggcggaggagaaggagtcgACGTCGGTCCCGCTCAGCCAGGCGGCGGAGGCCGTCGACCCCGAGGACCCGGCCAAGTCGCCGCCGCGCCCCAGCTCGCCCACCACCTCCACCCGCAAG GCATGCTGTGCTGTTCTTCAGAGTTGGGTGTCGAGAAAATTTATGACCGGATG CGTAGTTCTTTTTCCTGTGGCTTTCACGTTCTTCATCACATGGTGGTTCGTTCAATTTGTTGATGGATTTTTCAGCCCACTATATGCAAAACTCGGAGTCAACATATTTG GTCTTGGTTTTCTGACTTCTCTGGCATTCATATTTCTGGTTGGAATATTTGTTTCTTCATGGGTGGGTTCAACTGTCTTCTGGGTTGGAGAATGGTTTATAAAGAAAATGCCATTTGTAAAGCACATATATTCTGCATCGAAGCAAGTCAGCACTGCCGTTTCACCAG ATCAAAATACGACAGCATTTAAAGAAGTTGCAATTATTCGGCATCCACGTGTTGGTGAATATGCATTCGGATTTATAACATCAACTGTTGTCCTTCAG ACAGACAAAGGTGATGAGGAACTGTGTAGCGTTTACGTGCCAACAAATCATCTATATATTGGTGACATCTTTCTCCTGAACTCTGAAGAGATCATCAGACCAAACTTATCCATTCGAGAAGGAATTG AAATTATCGTTTCAGGAGGAATGACCATGCCACAGGTAATTGCATCGCTAGACCCCATCCCAAGGAAGAGCCAGAGCATCCGCCTGAATAGAATAATGACATGA
- the LOC123071547 gene encoding polypyrimidine tract-binding protein homolog 3 produces the protein MAEPSRVIHIRNVGHEISETDLLQVVQPFGAVAKLVMLRTKNQALVQMEDLSASISAIQYYTTIQPSVRGRNVYLQYSSHQELTTDQSSHGRNPDQDEPNRILLVTVHHMLYPMTVEVLHQVFSPYGFVEKIVTFQKTAGFQALIQFQSRQSAIQAAGALHGRNIYDGCCQLDIQYSNLSELQVHYNNDRSRDFTNPSLPTEQRPRSSQLGYNDPSLFGFQQPGAAYGQAAVIAAAFGGTLPPGVTGTNDRCTLIVSNLNSDKIDADKLFNLFSIYGNIVRIKVLRNKPDHALVQMADGLQAELAIHYLKGAMLLGQKLEVNFSKYPSITPAPDAHDYSTSNLNRFNSNVAKNYRHCCAPTKIIHISALSPEISEDAILEHLGEHGTIIKSKLFEASGKTQALVQFESEEEATEALVCKHASKLEGSTIRISFSQMHNI, from the exons ATGGCCGAGCCCTCCAGGGTGATCCACATCCGGAACGTCGGGCATGAGATCTCCGAG ACTGACCTGCTCCAGGTGGTGCAGCCGTTTGGCGCGGTCGCCAAGCTCGTCATGCTGCGCACCAAGAACCAG GCCCTTGTCCAGATGGAGGACCTGTCTGCTTCAATCAGCGCCATCCAATACTACACTACAATTCAACCTAGCGTGAG GGGAAGAAACGTATACTTGCAGTACTCATCTCACCAGGAACTGACTACTGATCAGAGCTCTCATGGACGGAATCCTGATCAG GATGAACCCAACCGAATTCTCTTAGTTACCGTTCATCATATGCTCTATCCTATGACCGTCGAAGTGCTTCATCAAGTGTTTTCCCCTTATGGATTTGTGGAGAAGATTGTCACATTTCAAAAGACTGCTG GTTTTCAAGCCCTTATACAGTTTCAGTCACGCCAGAGTGCAATACAAGCAGCTGGTGCTTTGCAT GGACGGAACATTTATGATGGTTGCTGCCAGCTAGATATTCAGTACTCAAA TCTCAGCGAGTTGCAAGTTCACTACAACAATGATAGATCTAG AGATTTCACAAATCCTTCTTTGCCCACAGAGCAACGTCCAAGATCCTCTCAG CTTGGTTATAATGATCCTAGCCTTTTTGGTTTCCAACAGCCTGGAG CTGCATATGGACAG GCTGCAGTGATTGCTGCTGCATTTGGCGGAACATTGCCTCCTGGAGTGACTGGTACCAATGATCGCTGTACACTTATAGTTAGCAACTTGAACAGTGAT AAAATCGATGCGGATAAGCTCTTCAATCTATTTTCTATTTATGGAAATATAGTGAGAATCAAGGTACTCCGCAACAAACCAGACCATGCCCTTGTCCAGATGGCTGATGGGCTTCAGGCTGAGCTTGCTATACACTATTTAAAG GGAGCAATGTTACTTGGACAGAAACTGGAAGTGAACTTCTCTAAGTACCCGAGTATTACCCCCGCTCCTGATGCACATGACTACTCAACCTCCAATCTTAACCGGTTCAACAGTAATGTGGCGAAGAACTACCGCCATTGCTGTGCTCCGACCAAGATCATCCACATCTCAGCGCTTTCACCAGAGATTTCTGAGGACGCAATCCTTGAACACCTAGGTGAGCATGGCACCATCATCAAGTCAAAGCTGTTTGAGGCGAGCGGCAAGACGCAGGCTCTTGTGCAGTTTGAGAGCGAGGAAGAGGCGACCGAAGCGCTGGTCTGTAAGCATGCGAGCAAGCTCGAGGGATCCACCATTAGGATTTCTTTCTCCCAGATGCATAACATATAG